The Eubacterium ventriosum genome includes the window CATTATGATGATGGGACTTCAGGGCGCAGGTAAGACAACCACAACAGCAAAGATTGCCGGAAAGCTTAAGGCTAAGGGCAAGAGACCTCTTCTTGTGGCATGTGATGTTTACAGACCGGCGGCTATTGAACAGTTAAAGATTAACGGTGAGAAACAGCAGGTTCCTGTATTCTCAATGGGAGACAAGCAGAAACCATTAAATATCGCAAAGGCTGCAATTGAACATGCAAAAAAGAATAACAACAATGTGGTTATTTTGGATACAGCAGGTCGTTTACATGTTGATGAAGATATGATGAACGAACTTGTGGAAATCAGAGATAACATTGAACTTACACAGACAGTTTTGGTTGTAGATGCCATGACAGGTCAGGATGCAGTAAATGTTGCAAAAGAATTTAATGAAAAAATAGGAATTGATGGTATTATCGTTACTAAGTTAGATGGTGATACAAGAGGTGGGGCGGCTTTATCAATTAAGGCTATCACAGGCAAACCTATTTTATATATAGGTATGGGTGAGAAACTTTCAGATTTGGAACAGTTTCATCCAGACAGAATGGCTTCAAGAATCCTTGGTATGGGTGATGTCCTTTCACTTATTGAAAAAGCAGAACAGTCAATTGACCAGGATAAAGCTAAGGAAATGGAACAGCGTTTAAAGAAGGCTCAGTTTACGTTTGATGATTATTTGGAATATATGGGTCAGATTAAGAACATGGGTGGCTTGTCTTCATTACTTAGTATGATGCCGGGAGTTGGTGGAAAGATTAACGACGATATGTTACCTGATGAAAAACAGTTAGGTAAGATTGAGGCAATTATTTATTCAATGACTAAGGAAGAAAGAAGCAATCCTGATGTTATTAATCCTTCACGTAAGCAGAGAATTGCCAAGGGTGCAGGAGTTGACATTAGTCAGGTAAACAAGCTTGTTAAACAGTTTGAACAGGCAAGAAAGATGATGAAAAGCATGCCCGGACTTATGGGTGGCAAAGGAAAGAAAAAAAGAGGCGGATTTAAGATGCCTTTTGGATTTTAGTGGGTTCATGAAAACAATGTTTTCTTGATTATATATTTATTATTTACAATTTACGGAGGTAAGAAAAAATGGCAGTAAAGATGAGATTAAAGAGAATGGGTAAAAAGAGAAATCCTATCTACAGAATCGTTGTTGCTGATTCAAGAGCACCAAGAGATGGTAGATTTATCGAAGAAGTAGGAACATATGATCCTAACCAGGACCCAAGTATATTCGATCTTAAAGAAGAATCTGTTAAGAAGTGGTTAGCTAATGGAGCTCAGCCAACAGAGACTGTTGGAAAACTTTTGAAAATCGCTGGCATTGAAAAATAGTGTTAGGAGGGCGAATTCATGAAAGAATTGGTTGAAACAATTGCAAAAGCACTTGTTGATTCTCCTGACGAAGTTGTTGTAACAGAAAGTGAAACAGAAAGAGAAATCGTTTTACAGTTACATGTTGCCCAGGAAGATATGGGAAAAGTAATTGGAAAGCAGGGAAGAATTGCAAAAGCAATCCGTTCTGTTGTTAAGGCAGCAGCTTCAAAATGCGATAAGAAAGTAAAAGTAGAAATTCAGTAACGGATATAAATCTGTTCAGTGGCGTAAGCTATTCGAATACAAGTGCAACAAGGCTGGTTAATCCAGCCTTGTTTATTATATGGAAGGAATATTGAATGGAAGAATTGTTCAGAGTGGGGGTAATCAGCAATACTCACGGAATTAGAGGCGAGGTTAAGGTTTATCCAACAACAGATAACGTAAGACGTTTTGACGATTTAAAAGAAGTAATACTTGATACAGGAAAGGAACAACTTAACCTTCATGTGACAAGCGTAAAATATTTCAAAAACATGGTTATTTTAAAATTTAAAGAATTTGATAATATTAATGACATTATCCCGTACAAGGGAATGGATTTACTTGTTACAAGAGAGAATGCAATTCCTTTGGAAGAGGGAGAATATTACATAGCTGACATTATAGGAAGCAAAGTAATAACAGATGAGGACAAAATATTAGGAACGCTTACAGATGTTTTGCAGACAGGCGCAAATGATGTATATGTTGTAAAAACAAAAGATGGAAAAGAAGTATTATTACCATCCATTGAAGAATGTATACTTGATAGAGATATAGAAAATAAAATTGTTAAAGTACATATAATGAAAGGACTTTTGGATTAATGAATTTTCACGTACTTACACTATTTCCGAAAATGATTGAGCAGGGCATAAATACAAGTATTACAGGTCGTGCCATTGAAAAAGGACTTATAAGTTTAAATGCAATAAATATAAGAGATTATGCAGGAAACAAGCATGGTCAGGTAGATGATTATCCTTATGGTGGTGGGGCAGGCATGGTTATGCAACCGGGACCTGTTTACAGAAGTTATGAATCAGTGACTGAAAAGATTGGATACAAGCCAAGGGTTATATATCTTACACCACAAGGTAAGGTTTTTAATCAGAGTATGGCAGAAGAATTTTCCGAGGAAGAAGATTTGGTATTTCTCTGTGGACATTATGAGGGAATAGATGAGAGAGTTCTTGAAATGATAGTTACAGACAATGTTTCTATCGGTGATTATGTTTTAACAGGTGGAGAATTACCTTCAATGGTTATGATAGATGCCATATCAAGACTGGTACCTGGTGTACTTAATAATGATGTGTCAGCAGAATTTGAATCTTTTAATGATAATCTGTTGGAATATCCACAGTATACCAGACCGGCAAGTTTTATGGAAAGGGAAGTTCCGCCTATATTGTTATCAGGAAATCATCCGAAAGTTGAGGAATGGCGCAGACAGCAGTCTATCCTTAGAACTATGGAAAGACGACCTGATTTAATGAAAAAGGCAGAATTAACAAAGCAGGACATTAAATTTATAAAAAGTCTTGATAAATAATAAAAGTTATGTTACTATAACAAATGCTGTAATAAGATTGGCTTTAGAATTATGCCAATTTTTAAGAAAATAAAAGATGGTCCTCTGTTACGGAATATTGTATTAAGAACATCGGAATAAATAAGGAGGCTATTATGCAGGAATTAATTAAGGAAATTGAAGCAGCTCAGATTAAAGAAGTTACAGATTTTAACGTAGGTGATACAATTAAGGTTCACGCTAAGATTGTAGAAGGAAACCGTGAAAGAATCCAGGTTTTTGAAGGTCTTGTAATTAAGAAACAGGGTGGAAGCAACAGAGCTACTTTTACAGTAAGAAAGCAGTCAAGTGGAATCGGCGTTGAAAGAACATGGCCATTATACTCACCATCAATCGCTAACATCGAAGTTGTTAGAAGAGGTAAAGTAAGAAGAGCTAAACTTAACTACATCAGAAACAGAGTAGGTAAAGCTGCTAAGGTTAAAGAATTAGTTAAATAATACTATGCAGAAAGCATTGGTATGCTTGATGTATACCTGAGTATAAAAGAAGCGGGTTTTCACTCGCTTCTTTTTTTGAACTGATTAAAAATGGTCAGTTCTTTTTTTATGCCAGAAATGGAATACATAGCTATCTTATTAAATTAAGGTGGCTAAATTAAAAGAAAGGAGGTGAGAATAAAAAAATTATTAAAAGCACCAACACATACTATGCCAATGCAATATAATAATGGAGTTACAATGGAACTTGTTAGTTATGGAGTGATTTCACAAGCCGGATGGAAAAATTGACAAAAACCTAAAAAAATAATATAATCACGTGGACTATTTACATTTTTAAACAAAAAATCTGAAGATAGGAGATTGATAAAATGCTAAAAAATGCTATAGCATATATTTTAAGAAAAAGAAATAGAACAATTATAGTATTTATTATTTTAACAGTAGTTCTCTCTTGTTTATATTCATGTATGAATATAACAAAATCAACAAATAATTTGGAAAAAAACTTATACAAGATTTCAAATACATCATTATCAATAACTAAAAATGATGGTGATACTTTTGAAACTAATCAGTTTAAAGAATTAGATAATATAAAAGAAATACAAGAAATTATCACTAATTATGATGGACTAGCTAGAACTACAAACATCAAAGTTGTAGATGGAACTCAATTAGTAGAACGAGATGATTTATCAGATGAGTTCAAAAATATGCTTTCAGTAGAAGCTACTAATAATAGTGAAAAGAATAATTTATTCAATAGTGGTATTTTTACTATTATAAAAGGCAGACATATTAATAATAATGATAGAGGAAAAATTCTTATTCATAAGGAACTTGCTGAAAAAAATAACCTAAAACTTAATGATAAAATCAAACTTCAATTAATTGATTTTAATAATAGTGAAAAGAAATCAGAATATGAGTTTGAGATAATTGGAATCTTTTCAGGTAAAAAACAAGAAAAATATACTGGCTTATCATCAGACTTTAGTGAAAATATGGTATTTATTGATTATGAATCAAGTCAAAAAGCATTAAATAAACCTGAAAATAACAAAATTGTTAATAAACTTGCAATATTTTCAGACAGTTCAGAAAATACAAAGGTAGCATTAAATAATATTAAAAAAATTAAAATTGATTGGTCAAAATTTAATGTTTCAAGTGATAACCATGTATTTGAAGAAACACTAGAGTCTATAGATGGAATAAAACATATTATTAAGATCATGACATATTCAATTATGATAGGTGGAATAACAGTTTTGTCATTAATATTAATACTATGGTTAAGAGAAAGAATATATGAAATAGGAATATTATTATCAATTGGTATAAGTAAAATAAAAATTGTAACTCAATTTATACTTGAATTATTATTTATATCACTACCCTCTTTTGTATTTTCATTGTTTATAGGAAATGTAATATTAAATATTATAGTCGGTGGATTTATGAATTCTGATGATTCAACAATAATGGTTGATAGCTTACTTAAAAACAATAATTTAATTTCAAATCTTATATCATTTCTACAAAGTTACGGAATATTAATTGGAATTATTGTTCTATCAGTTATTATTGCAAGTTTAATGATATTAATTAAAAAACCAAAAGAAATATTGTCAAAAATAAGTTAGGAGATTAAAAATGAATATATTAGAAATAAAAAATGTAACATATAATTATTCAAATTCAAATGAGAAAGTATTATCTTCAGTAAATCAAAAATTTGAAATTGGAAAATTTTATGCAATAATTGGAAAATCAGGGGCAGGAAAGTCAACATTACTTTCTCTATTAGCAGGTTTAGATAAACCAAAAAAAGGTCAAATCTTATTTAAAGGAAATGATATAGAGAAAGATGGCTATAGTAATCATAGAAAAAATAACATATCGTTAGTTTTTCAAAACTATAATTTAATTGATTATTTAACACCAATAGAAAATGTTAGATTAGTAAATAAAAAAGCATCTGAAACAATCTTATTTGAATTAGGGCTTGATAAAAGTCAAATAAATAGAAATGTAATGAAGTTATCAGGAGGACAACAACAAAGAGTGGCGATTGCAAGAGCATTAGTTTCAGAAGCCCCAATAATTTTAGCAGATGAACCTACTGGAAATCTTGATGTTGATACTGCTGGTGAAATAATTGAAATACTTAAAAAGTTAGCCAAAGAAAGAAATAAGTGTGTAATCGTAGTAACACATAGTAAAGAAGTAGCAAATTCTGCTGACATTATTTTAGAATTAAGAGATAGAAAACTTAAGAAAATAAATAA containing:
- a CDS encoding KH domain-containing protein; translation: MKELVETIAKALVDSPDEVVVTESETEREIVLQLHVAQEDMGKVIGKQGRIAKAIRSVVKAAASKCDKKVKVEIQ
- the trmD gene encoding tRNA (guanosine(37)-N1)-methyltransferase TrmD produces the protein MNFHVLTLFPKMIEQGINTSITGRAIEKGLISLNAINIRDYAGNKHGQVDDYPYGGGAGMVMQPGPVYRSYESVTEKIGYKPRVIYLTPQGKVFNQSMAEEFSEEEDLVFLCGHYEGIDERVLEMIVTDNVSIGDYVLTGGELPSMVMIDAISRLVPGVLNNDVSAEFESFNDNLLEYPQYTRPASFMEREVPPILLSGNHPKVEEWRRQQSILRTMERRPDLMKKAELTKQDIKFIKSLDK
- the rplS gene encoding 50S ribosomal protein L19 — its product is MQELIKEIEAAQIKEVTDFNVGDTIKVHAKIVEGNRERIQVFEGLVIKKQGGSNRATFTVRKQSSGIGVERTWPLYSPSIANIEVVRRGKVRRAKLNYIRNRVGKAAKVKELVK
- the rpsP gene encoding 30S ribosomal protein S16, with the protein product MAVKMRLKRMGKKRNPIYRIVVADSRAPRDGRFIEEVGTYDPNQDPSIFDLKEESVKKWLANGAQPTETVGKLLKIAGIEK
- a CDS encoding ABC transporter ATP-binding protein, which produces MNILEIKNVTYNYSNSNEKVLSSVNQKFEIGKFYAIIGKSGAGKSTLLSLLAGLDKPKKGQILFKGNDIEKDGYSNHRKNNISLVFQNYNLIDYLTPIENVRLVNKKASETILFELGLDKSQINRNVMKLSGGQQQRVAIARALVSEAPIILADEPTGNLDVDTAGEIIEILKKLAKERNKCVIVVTHSKEVANSADIILELRDRKLKKINN
- the ffh gene encoding signal recognition particle protein, whose protein sequence is MAFESLSDKLQNIFKNLRGKGRLTEEDVKAALKEVKIALLEADVNFKVVKDFVKKVNERAVGQDVMNSLTPGQMVIKIVNEELTNLMGSETTELKILPDNQITVIMMMGLQGAGKTTTTAKIAGKLKAKGKRPLLVACDVYRPAAIEQLKINGEKQQVPVFSMGDKQKPLNIAKAAIEHAKKNNNNVVILDTAGRLHVDEDMMNELVEIRDNIELTQTVLVVDAMTGQDAVNVAKEFNEKIGIDGIIVTKLDGDTRGGAALSIKAITGKPILYIGMGEKLSDLEQFHPDRMASRILGMGDVLSLIEKAEQSIDQDKAKEMEQRLKKAQFTFDDYLEYMGQIKNMGGLSSLLSMMPGVGGKINDDMLPDEKQLGKIEAIIYSMTKEERSNPDVINPSRKQRIAKGAGVDISQVNKLVKQFEQARKMMKSMPGLMGGKGKKKRGGFKMPFGF
- a CDS encoding ABC transporter permease; the protein is MLKNAIAYILRKRNRTIIVFIILTVVLSCLYSCMNITKSTNNLEKNLYKISNTSLSITKNDGDTFETNQFKELDNIKEIQEIITNYDGLARTTNIKVVDGTQLVERDDLSDEFKNMLSVEATNNSEKNNLFNSGIFTIIKGRHINNNDRGKILIHKELAEKNNLKLNDKIKLQLIDFNNSEKKSEYEFEIIGIFSGKKQEKYTGLSSDFSENMVFIDYESSQKALNKPENNKIVNKLAIFSDSSENTKVALNNIKKIKIDWSKFNVSSDNHVFEETLESIDGIKHIIKIMTYSIMIGGITVLSLILILWLRERIYEIGILLSIGISKIKIVTQFILELLFISLPSFVFSLFIGNVILNIIVGGFMNSDDSTIMVDSLLKNNNLISNLISFLQSYGILIGIIVLSVIIASLMILIKKPKEILSKIS
- the rimM gene encoding ribosome maturation factor RimM (Essential for efficient processing of 16S rRNA); its protein translation is MEELFRVGVISNTHGIRGEVKVYPTTDNVRRFDDLKEVILDTGKEQLNLHVTSVKYFKNMVILKFKEFDNINDIIPYKGMDLLVTRENAIPLEEGEYYIADIIGSKVITDEDKILGTLTDVLQTGANDVYVVKTKDGKEVLLPSIEECILDRDIENKIVKVHIMKGLLD